From a region of the Rathayibacter sp. VKM Ac-2804 genome:
- a CDS encoding acyl carrier protein, translating into MALSNEEVLAGLAELVNDETGIATDSVEMEKSFTDDLDIDSISMMTIVVNAEEKFDVKIPDDEVKNLKTVGDAVTFIVKASA; encoded by the coding sequence ATGGCACTGTCCAACGAAGAAGTCCTCGCCGGCCTGGCCGAACTGGTCAACGACGAGACGGGCATCGCGACCGATTCCGTCGAGATGGAGAAGTCGTTCACCGACGACCTCGACATTGACTCCATCTCGATGATGACCATCGTCGTCAACGCCGAGGAGAAGTTCGACGTGAAGATCCCGGACGACGAGGTCAAGAACCTCAAGACGGTCGGCGACGCGGTCACCTTCATCGTCAAGGCCTCCGCGTAA
- a CDS encoding beta-ketoacyl-ACP synthase III codes for MTTPTLSQSSGSQYTRILGIGAARGDLVVPNDDLVGPINSSDEWIRQRTGIVERRRASAEVQAVDLATTASLEAIEKAGIRADQIGLVLVSTISNTVQTPSLAALLADRIGANPAPAYDISAACAGYTYGIAQADSFVRSGLAEYVLVVGAEKLSEIVKSTDRSISFLLGDGAGAAIVGPSDTVGISKTVWGSDGSKWDTVGMDNPLAAYRDGVAEWPTLRQDGPSVFRWAVWEMAKVAKQALAEAGVAPEDLAAFIPHQANMRIIDELAKQLKLPETVTIGRDIETTGNTSAASIPLATHRLLEEHPELSGGLALQIGFGAGLVFGAQVVVLP; via the coding sequence ATGACGACCCCTACCCTCAGCCAGTCCAGCGGCAGCCAGTACACCCGCATCCTCGGCATCGGCGCCGCCCGCGGCGACCTCGTCGTGCCCAACGACGACCTCGTCGGCCCGATCAACTCCTCCGACGAGTGGATCCGCCAGCGCACCGGCATCGTCGAGCGCCGCCGCGCCTCGGCCGAGGTCCAGGCCGTCGACCTCGCGACCACCGCCTCCCTCGAGGCCATCGAGAAGGCCGGGATCCGCGCCGACCAGATCGGGCTCGTGCTGGTCTCGACCATCAGCAACACGGTGCAGACTCCGTCGCTCGCGGCGCTCCTCGCCGACCGGATCGGCGCGAACCCCGCCCCCGCCTACGACATCTCCGCGGCCTGCGCCGGCTACACCTACGGCATCGCCCAGGCCGACTCGTTCGTCCGCTCCGGACTCGCCGAGTACGTCCTCGTCGTCGGCGCCGAGAAGCTGTCCGAGATCGTGAAGTCGACCGACCGCAGCATCTCCTTCCTCCTCGGCGACGGCGCGGGTGCCGCGATCGTCGGCCCGAGCGACACCGTCGGCATCTCGAAGACCGTCTGGGGCTCCGACGGCTCGAAGTGGGACACCGTCGGCATGGACAACCCGCTCGCCGCCTACCGCGACGGCGTCGCCGAGTGGCCGACGCTGCGCCAGGACGGCCCGTCCGTGTTCCGCTGGGCGGTCTGGGAGATGGCCAAGGTCGCCAAGCAGGCGCTGGCCGAGGCGGGCGTCGCGCCCGAGGACCTCGCCGCCTTCATCCCGCACCAGGCGAACATGCGCATCATCGACGAGCTCGCGAAGCAGCTGAAGCTGCCCGAGACCGTGACGATCGGCCGCGACATCGAGACGACCGGCAACACCTCCGCCGCCTCCATCCCGCTGGCCACCCACCGCCTGCTCGAGGAGCACCCCGAGCTCAGCGGCGGACTCGCCCTGCAGATCGGCTTCGGCGCCGGACTCGTCTTCGGCGCGCAGGTCGTGGTGCTCCCTTAG
- a CDS encoding ACP S-malonyltransferase, with protein sequence MIVVVAPGQGSQTPGFLEPWLAVPSVAEQVAAHSEAVGIDLAAHGTVSDADTIRDTAVAQPLIVSAGLVSLAALLEGGRRERIAGIAGHSVGEITAAAGAGVLSEPDALVFVRERARAMAAAAAATPTAMSAVLGGDEEALLARLDELGLEPANYNGGGQIVVAGAVDALQALKDEPLRGTRVVPLQVAGAFHTRYMAPARDSLAGVAASITPADPTLRLWTNRDGSVVGSGARFLELLVGQVASPVRWDLCMAAFAEAGVTGLIELAPAGALVGLAKRGLKGLPTLAIKTPDDLDAARAFIDEHAA encoded by the coding sequence GTGATCGTCGTCGTCGCCCCGGGTCAGGGCTCCCAGACCCCCGGATTCCTCGAGCCGTGGCTCGCCGTCCCCTCGGTGGCCGAGCAGGTCGCCGCGCACTCGGAGGCGGTCGGCATCGACCTCGCCGCGCACGGCACCGTCTCGGACGCGGACACCATCCGGGACACCGCGGTCGCCCAGCCGCTGATCGTCTCCGCCGGGCTGGTCAGCCTGGCCGCGCTGCTCGAGGGCGGCCGCCGCGAGCGCATCGCGGGCATCGCCGGCCACTCGGTCGGCGAGATCACCGCCGCGGCCGGAGCCGGAGTCCTCTCCGAGCCCGACGCGCTCGTCTTCGTCCGGGAGCGCGCCCGCGCCATGGCCGCCGCGGCCGCCGCGACGCCCACCGCGATGAGCGCCGTCCTCGGCGGCGACGAGGAGGCCCTCCTCGCCCGCCTCGACGAGCTCGGCCTCGAGCCGGCCAACTACAACGGCGGCGGGCAGATCGTCGTCGCCGGCGCGGTCGACGCGCTGCAGGCGCTGAAGGACGAGCCCCTCCGCGGTACCCGCGTCGTGCCGCTGCAGGTCGCCGGAGCGTTCCACACCCGCTACATGGCCCCGGCCCGCGACTCCCTCGCCGGCGTCGCCGCCTCGATCACCCCGGCCGACCCGACGCTGCGCCTGTGGACGAACCGCGACGGCTCCGTCGTCGGCTCCGGCGCCCGCTTCCTCGAGCTGCTCGTCGGCCAGGTCGCCTCGCCCGTCCGCTGGGACCTCTGCATGGCGGCCTTCGCCGAGGCAGGCGTCACCGGCCTGATCGAGCTGGCTCCCGCGGGCGCCCTCGTCGGCCTCGCCAAGCGCGGCCTCAAGGGACTCCCGACCCTCGCGATCAAGACCCCCGACGACCTCGACGCCGCCCGCGCCTTCATCGACGAGCACGCCGCCTAG
- a CDS encoding DUF3145 domain-containing protein, whose product MLFVHSAPRALCPHLEWGAGRALGRAVNFTWIEQPVQRGAQRAEYAWEGPVGTGAVIASALRGWADVRYEVTEDPSPGVDGGRWMHTPELGVFHAQTDSAGNTVVPEDRIRSAMETAGADPIELHRELRLALGQAWEDELEPFRAASDFGRVIWMHSVG is encoded by the coding sequence GTGCTCTTCGTGCACTCCGCCCCCCGCGCGCTCTGCCCCCATCTGGAATGGGGAGCGGGTCGCGCTCTCGGTCGTGCCGTGAACTTCACTTGGATCGAGCAGCCGGTGCAGCGCGGCGCCCAGCGTGCCGAGTACGCGTGGGAGGGCCCGGTCGGCACCGGTGCCGTCATCGCGTCCGCTCTGCGCGGCTGGGCCGACGTGCGCTACGAGGTGACCGAGGACCCGTCGCCCGGTGTCGACGGCGGCCGCTGGATGCACACGCCCGAGCTGGGCGTCTTCCACGCCCAGACCGACAGCGCCGGCAACACCGTCGTCCCCGAGGACCGCATCCGCTCCGCCATGGAGACCGCCGGCGCCGACCCCATCGAGCTGCACCGCGAGCTGCGCCTCGCCCTCGGCCAGGCCTGGGAGGACGAGCTCGAGCCGTTCCGCGCGGCCAGCGACTTCGGGCGGGTCATCTGGATGCACAGCGTCGGCTGA
- a CDS encoding beta-ketoacyl-[acyl-carrier-protein] synthase family protein, with translation MSPKKIVVTGIGASTPLGGTARESWSALLAGESGVSTIQADWVTELELPVTFAAQAKVRPEEVLPRPEAKRLDPSSQFALISAREAWADSGITDVDPLRVGVDYSTGIGGLWTLIDAWDTLRERGPRRVLPMTIPMLMPNAAAAAISMAIPSRAYARTDVSACASSTEAIANAYEHLQRGLADVVIAGGTESVVHPLPLAAFASMQALSRRNDDPATASRPYDVSRDGFVLGEGAATLVLETEEHALARGARIYAELAGGAVTSDSYHITAPDPEGSAAARAMIEALEQAGAARTDVTHVNAHATSTPVGDIAEYRALARVFGDHLPNIAVSATKASTGHLLGGTGALEAIFTVLALHERTAPPTINLTEQDPQIPLDVVTSPRSLGAAPLVALSNSFGFGGHNAVAAFRSV, from the coding sequence ATGAGTCCCAAGAAAATCGTCGTCACCGGCATCGGAGCCAGCACGCCCCTCGGCGGCACCGCTCGCGAGTCCTGGAGCGCCCTTCTCGCGGGTGAGTCCGGCGTCAGCACGATCCAGGCCGACTGGGTGACCGAGCTCGAGCTCCCCGTCACCTTCGCCGCTCAGGCGAAGGTGCGTCCGGAGGAGGTCCTCCCCCGTCCCGAGGCCAAGCGCCTCGACCCCTCCAGCCAGTTCGCCCTCATCTCCGCCCGCGAGGCGTGGGCCGACTCCGGCATCACCGACGTCGACCCGCTGCGCGTCGGCGTCGACTACTCCACCGGCATCGGCGGACTCTGGACCCTCATCGACGCGTGGGACACCCTCCGCGAGCGCGGCCCCCGCCGCGTCCTCCCGATGACCATCCCCATGCTCATGCCCAACGCCGCCGCGGCCGCGATCAGCATGGCCATCCCGTCCCGCGCCTACGCCCGCACCGACGTCTCCGCCTGCGCCTCCAGCACCGAGGCGATCGCGAACGCGTACGAGCACCTCCAGCGCGGCCTCGCCGACGTCGTCATCGCCGGCGGCACTGAGTCGGTCGTCCACCCGCTCCCCCTCGCCGCCTTCGCGTCGATGCAGGCCCTCTCCCGCCGCAACGACGACCCGGCCACCGCCTCCCGCCCCTACGACGTCTCCCGCGACGGCTTCGTCCTCGGCGAAGGCGCCGCCACCCTCGTCCTCGAGACCGAGGAGCACGCCCTCGCCCGCGGCGCCCGCATCTACGCCGAGCTCGCCGGCGGCGCCGTCACCAGCGACTCGTACCACATCACCGCCCCCGATCCCGAGGGCTCCGCCGCCGCCCGCGCGATGATCGAGGCCCTCGAGCAGGCCGGCGCCGCGCGCACCGACGTCACCCACGTCAACGCTCACGCGACCAGCACCCCCGTCGGCGACATCGCCGAGTACCGCGCCCTCGCCCGCGTCTTCGGCGACCACCTCCCGAACATCGCCGTCTCCGCCACCAAGGCCTCCACCGGCCACCTCCTCGGCGGCACCGGAGCCCTCGAGGCGATCTTCACCGTCCTCGCCCTGCACGAGCGCACCGCCCCGCCCACCATCAACCTCACCGAGCAGGACCCGCAGATCCCCCTCGACGTGGTCACCAGCCCGCGCAGCCTCGGAGCCGCGCCGCTCGTCGCCCTCTCCAACTCGTTCGGGTTCGGGGGGCACAATGCTGTTGCCGCGTTCCGGTCGGTGTAA
- a CDS encoding bifunctional 3'-5' exonuclease/DNA polymerase yields MLLALTGGPTGAWRAIAADGTGTEVGRGRGPVELAAFVREREAERPRWVWDDTARWYPALLAEGVHVARCHDLRLARAILRRSEQTARSPLARAAPDAWDAGAAAPVAGDTLLGFEEAPAATDELDPLVELSRQEEALTAAAEGGRLRLLLAAESVGALIAREIAAAGLPWRADIHDRVLTDLLGPRPHFGGRPARLEALADDIRRELGAPELNPDSPTELLRSLRRAGLAVESTRSWELTSIEHPVIPPLLEYKKLSRLLTANGWAWLDAWVHDGRFRPEYVVGGVVTGRWATSGGGALQLPRQIRAAVTADAGWTLVVADAAQLEPRILAALAGDSVMAAAGRGKDLYQGIVDAGVVPDRPRAKVAMLGAMYGATSGEAGRLLPRLARAYPLSVAHVEAAARAGERGERVSTRLGRSSPPGDVDAGGQRARDWGRFTRNFVVQGTAAEWALCWMGELRARLRAEGALAHLVYFLHDEVIVHAPAGEAERVAAIVREAAARAGRALFGEQDVDFPVTVAVVDAYDEAK; encoded by the coding sequence ATGCTCCTCGCGCTCACCGGTGGCCCCACGGGGGCGTGGCGGGCGATCGCGGCGGACGGCACGGGCACCGAGGTCGGCCGTGGACGCGGTCCGGTCGAGCTGGCCGCCTTCGTCCGCGAGCGCGAGGCGGAGCGGCCGCGCTGGGTCTGGGACGACACGGCGCGCTGGTACCCCGCGCTCCTGGCGGAGGGCGTGCACGTCGCGCGCTGCCACGACCTGCGCCTCGCCCGCGCCATCCTCCGCCGCTCGGAGCAGACGGCGCGCTCGCCGCTCGCTCGCGCGGCGCCCGATGCCTGGGACGCCGGAGCGGCCGCTCCGGTCGCGGGCGACACGCTGCTCGGCTTCGAGGAGGCTCCGGCCGCCACGGACGAGCTCGACCCGCTCGTCGAGCTCTCGCGGCAGGAGGAGGCGCTGACGGCGGCCGCCGAGGGCGGGCGCCTGCGGCTCCTGCTCGCCGCCGAGTCCGTCGGCGCGCTGATCGCCCGCGAGATCGCCGCAGCCGGGCTGCCGTGGCGCGCGGACATCCACGACCGGGTGCTCACCGACCTGCTCGGGCCGCGTCCGCACTTCGGCGGCCGGCCGGCCCGCCTCGAGGCGCTGGCCGACGACATCCGCCGCGAGCTGGGCGCTCCCGAGCTGAACCCCGACTCGCCGACGGAGCTCCTCCGCTCGCTCCGCCGGGCGGGCCTCGCGGTCGAGTCGACCCGCTCCTGGGAGCTGACGTCGATCGAGCACCCCGTGATCCCGCCGCTGCTGGAGTACAAGAAGCTCTCGCGCCTGCTGACCGCCAACGGCTGGGCCTGGCTCGACGCCTGGGTGCATGACGGGCGCTTCCGGCCCGAGTACGTCGTCGGCGGCGTCGTCACCGGACGCTGGGCGACCTCGGGCGGGGGAGCGCTGCAGCTCCCGCGGCAGATCCGCGCGGCGGTGACCGCCGATGCGGGCTGGACGCTCGTGGTCGCCGATGCGGCGCAGCTGGAGCCGCGCATCCTCGCCGCGCTGGCGGGCGACTCCGTGATGGCCGCCGCCGGCCGCGGCAAGGATCTCTACCAGGGCATCGTCGACGCGGGTGTCGTGCCGGACCGGCCGCGGGCCAAGGTCGCGATGCTCGGTGCGATGTACGGGGCGACCAGCGGCGAGGCCGGGCGCCTGCTCCCGCGGCTGGCCCGCGCGTATCCGCTGTCGGTCGCGCACGTCGAGGCGGCCGCCCGCGCCGGCGAGCGGGGCGAGCGGGTGTCGACCCGGCTCGGGCGCAGCTCGCCGCCCGGCGACGTCGACGCCGGTGGGCAGCGTGCTCGCGACTGGGGGCGCTTCACCCGCAACTTCGTCGTGCAGGGCACGGCCGCGGAGTGGGCGCTCTGCTGGATGGGAGAGCTGCGGGCCCGGCTGCGCGCGGAGGGCGCGCTCGCGCACCTCGTCTACTTCTTGCACGACGAGGTGATCGTGCACGCGCCGGCGGGCGAGGCGGAGCGGGTTGCCGCGATCGTGCGCGAGGCCGCCGCGCGCGCCGGGCGCGCGCTGTTCGGCGAGCAGGACGTCGACTTCCCGGTCACCGTCGCGGTCGTCGACGCCTACGACGAGGCGAAGTGA
- a CDS encoding helix-turn-helix transcriptional regulator, whose product MSVRDGLLALLTLGPAYGLQLHAELLDRAAHRRRVNVGQIYSTLDRLRERGLVAGAGSTEDGLPLHALTDEGRAEALAWLSGDGASAEEDWDDVLDRILLASSLSDADLDAVLDAYGSTLPDEQEVLDDHPQRRLAARAVLVRDDALRRLLEAAREELAGTGDGAAVRGYALERPRRGRRAAARDDAAAEEPPGDRIGRHETGAGAVA is encoded by the coding sequence GTGTCGGTCCGCGACGGTCTGCTCGCTCTCCTCACCCTCGGCCCCGCCTACGGCCTGCAGCTCCACGCCGAGCTGCTCGACCGGGCGGCCCACCGTCGCCGGGTCAACGTCGGCCAGATCTACTCCACCCTCGACCGGCTCCGCGAGCGCGGCCTCGTCGCCGGCGCGGGATCGACTGAGGACGGACTCCCCCTGCACGCCCTCACCGACGAGGGGCGCGCCGAGGCGCTCGCCTGGCTGAGCGGCGACGGCGCGTCCGCCGAGGAGGACTGGGACGACGTGCTCGACCGGATCCTGCTGGCCTCGAGCCTGTCCGACGCCGATCTCGACGCGGTCCTCGACGCCTACGGAAGCACGCTCCCCGACGAGCAGGAGGTGCTCGACGACCACCCGCAGCGCCGCCTGGCCGCCCGCGCGGTGCTGGTGCGCGACGACGCGCTGCGCCGGCTGCTCGAGGCCGCCCGCGAGGAGCTCGCCGGAACGGGTGACGGAGCCGCCGTCCGCGGCTACGCGCTCGAGCGCCCGCGGCGGGGCCGCAGGGCAGCGGCGCGGGACGACGCCGCCGCGGAGGAGCCGCCCGGCGACAGGATCGGCCGGCACGAGACAGGCGCGGGCGCCGTCGCCTAG